The genomic segment TGTTGAAGTGATCCTGTATGCTGATGGCCGGATTAAGTTCAATTACGGAAGTGGAAACACGAGCATAGCCGGCTGGACTGGTTCACCTACTATCGGGATATCCGCCGGGGATGGAAGCCATTATTGTCTCTCAATCCATAACGGCAACACAGAGCTCACCGATGCTGACTCCATTCTCTACACACCGGGAATTCCTCCGTCGCCGGTTGCAACCGATATCTTCTGGTACAAATCCGGTCATGCGCCTGACAGTTTGTGGGTGGCCAATGGTGATGGGACGTTTACCAATGTCGCGCAGCAAATCTATTTGACCTATAATCCGCCGTTCACGGGTGACTTTAACGGCGATGGTCTCACGGATATTTTCTGGTATCGGCCTGGTAATGACAGTGATTATATCTATTTTGCCAATGGTGACGGGACATTCTCTCCTCCTCCCGTCGAGGATCTCTTTATCGATGGAACCTACCAACCGCTCACGGGAGATTTTAACAGTGACGGCAAAACGGATATCTTCTGGTATTGTCCCGGCGAAGGTGCCGATTTTGTATTTTTATCCAATGGCGATGGGACATTTGCCACGATTCCACTCTTTGTCGATGGCGACTATCAGCCACTGGCGGGTGATTATGATGGTGACGGCGATACCGACGTCTTCTTCTTCAAGCCTGGCACCGGAAGCGACTGGCTATTCTCGTCCAATGGCGATGGAACGTTTACCAGGATCTGGCAGGATATGGATGAATTTAACTGCAGAACCGCCGTCGGAGATTATAATGGCGACGGAAAAGCCGATATCTTCTTCTACGGGCTTGGCAGTGTAGCTGACTGGCTGTGGACATCCAATGGGGATGCCACCTTTACCGTGACTTCTCCTGTATCCATTGGCGAAAATTATCGTCCTCTCGCCGGAGATTTTAACGGCGATGGCAAGGCCGATATCTTCCTGTATCAACAAGATGGTACCGTGGCCGCTATACTGCTGATGTCCAATGGCGATGGAACCTTCACTGCCCACTCGCAAACGGTGGGTGGCAACTATCAGCGGATCCTGGGAGATTTCAATGCTGACGGCATGGCCGATATCTTCTGGTATCAGGCTGGTACCGGAGCCGATGAGCTGTGGCTGTCCAATGGGGATGGAACCTTCACCAGCAGCCCGCAGACGGTAGACGGCAATTATCGGCCACTGACGGGAGAGTTTGCCAACAGTTTACCTCCAATGTAAGGATTAGCGGAAAAGAGACATTTCAGCATCTCGACTAAACATTGGAGTGCTTATTGCAACGTACCCAATTGACTCATGTCAATTGGGTACGTTTTTATTTTGACATTGCCGGGTTAATTATCTCGCCCCAAAACCTGAATCCGGCGAACAAGTCAGCCGATAAGAACATAAAGGTGGAAAGTTTATCGATTCAGCTTTTTATTGACAATGGCAAATTTACTGAATTATAATGCATTATCAATTTAACCATTTTTCAACCCTTCAAACCTCTTATTTGGTAGGAATATTGCCATGTTGAACAAAAAGATTGTTATTCCTGCTCTCCTCCTGGCTGTTTTAACAATTTCCTCGGTTAGTCTGGCTGATGATACAATCAATGCTGACAATCCGGCCAGCCGGTATTTTCAGAACGGAATTTCCCTGTTCGATCAGGGAGATTACGACCAGGCACTGCCAGCTTTTCAGAAAGCAACACAGGAAGATCCAAACTACGCCGAAGGCTATTATAACCAGGGAATTATCTATGACCTCCAGGGCAGGTTCACTGAAGCTATCGAGGCATATCAAAAAGTTATCCGGCTTGACCCTGAAGTCGGCACCGTGCTCAGGAATCTGGCGCAGGATTGTTACGTGACGGGAAGATTACGGGAAGCCATGGATTACATCAAACTGGCCGAATCCCTGGGCCAGCCTGTTGATAAGGAGTTCTATAACCAGATATGGGCCGAGTATAAGGGCCTCAAGTCCAGGCAGACAGGCGGCAAGACTGCTCCAGCGAGCGGGAAGGGGCGGATTGAAGGCCGGACCGCAGGCATCTCCCATGCGGAGTCCCCGGAGGACAGGGAACTGGAAAAGGTCCAGCGGGATATTGAACTCGACATTATCAGTCTGGAAAAGGAGCTCGGTCAACAGGAGACAGGAAAATCGGGGGAGCTTATCAACCTGGGAATCAAGTACCGTCAGAAGGGGGAGATTGACAAATCCATCGACGTTCTGACCAGGGCTCTTTCCCTCAGCACCGCCAAGATGATGATTTATGCCGAGCTTGGGCTGTGCTACTATTTTAAGGACCGCAAAGACCTTTTCGTGCAGAATTTCGGGCAGGCTAAAAGAAGCGGCTTCAAGCCTTCCCGATCTTTGAACGATCTTTATCTGCAATGTCTGGCCCGGAAGTAGTTTTTTCATCTTTCGCTGCCTGGCCGAAAAGTAATTCTCGTACTTCCTGCACGGAATCAAGAATCACATCCGCCTGCTGAAGATACTCGCGGGGCAGGGAAGTGGTTACGGCTATGCAGAGCAGTCCTGCTCCCTTGGCCGCCTGAATGCCATAGGGAGCGTTTTCGATAACCAGCGCCTCATGGGGCCTGATATTCAGCTTCTCAAGCGCTGCAAGATAGGGGTCAGGGGCTGGTTTTCCCCGTCTGACCCTGTCGCCAGTGATGATAACCTCAAAAAGGCTGCTCAACCGGGCAGGGAGGATGGAATCCACCTCATTTTGAGATGTCCCGGTAACCAGGGCCAGCCGGTATCCCCGCTTTTTGATCTCCTGAATTAAATCCTCAACCCCGGAAAACAGGCTTGGAGAGGCGATCTTTTTAAACAGGCTCTCCTTTTGCTGTACAAGATGCTGCTTTTCCTCCAGAGGCAATTGTTTCCCGTACTTGGCCAGCAGCTCTGACAGGGTTACCATGCCCGGCTCTCCCTCCCGCGCATAGATCTCGAGTTTATCGACCTGAATGCCGATTGACCGAAGGATCTCCTGCCAGGCTCGGAAGTGGTCTGGCATGGTATGGACAATAACCCCGTCCATATCAAATAGCACGGCTCTGCGCTCTTGAAGCACCGCTTCTCCTATATCATTGTGGTGGGGCACAGGGGATTTCTCTTCTGTCGCCGCCGCACCAGCCACTTTCTTCCCTCTTCACAAAGCAGGATGACCGGGCCAAAGGTAAACAGAAGCGCCCAATCCTTCAGACCGATGGGAGCAAGACCGAAGATATTCTGGAAGAAGGGCGTATATACGAAAAGGAAAATTAAAGCGATTTCGCTGATGATACCGCCAAGGACCAGTTTATTACTGAAAAATCCCACCTTGAAAATTGATTCCCGGTCAGTCCGGCAGCAGAAGACATTGCCGATCTGGACAGTGACGATACCGGCCAGGCACATGGTCGTAGCCATAATGTAGACTGGTCCGTTCGGGTAGGCATAGGCCGGGTTATTCGTCGGCGGTACAAGCGTCCCCCAGCTTAGGCCGTGGGTCCAGTAAAGAAAGTAGTAGCCCACCATACACAGGGCAGCTTCGATCATGCCCAGGAACCCATAGGCTCTCAGGAACAGCTTGGTATTGATCATCCGCTCGTTTTGCAGCCGGGGAGGCCGGTTCATGGTTCCCGGCTCAGGGGCTTCCACACCAAGGCCAAGAGCAGGCACCAGGTCTGTGCCCAAATCCACTGCCAGGATCTGCATAACCGTCAGGGGCAGGGGAATCTTGAACATGACAAAGAGGATAAAAGGAATAATCTCCGGCATGTTGCTGGCGAAGATATAGGTTACAAACCGTTTGATATTGGCATAGACAGCCCGGCCCTCTTCGATACCGGCAACGATGCTGGCAAAATTATCGTCGGTGATAATCATATTGGCCGCTTCCTTGGCCACATCATTGGCATGCATTCCTAGGGCAACGCCGATGTCTGCTTTTTTCAGGGCCGGAGCGTCGTTAACCCCGTCTCCGGTTACGGCCACGATATACCCTTCATCTTTCAGACAGGAGACAATCCGCATTTTCTGGTCAGGGGCCATACGGGCAAAGATTACCGGCCCCTTGAGAATAGTCTTCAATTTCTGATCATCCATGTCTGACAGCTCATGGCCGGTAATGACCGTGACGTTATCCGGATCTTCAATCATGCCGATCTTGTGGGCAATGGATTTGGCGGTCAGGCCATAGTCTCCGGTGATCATGATGACCTTGATCCCGGCATTGCGGCAATCGGCAATAGCTTTGGGTACTTCAACCCTTGGGGGATCGATCATGGCCGTCAGGGCCAGGAAGGTGAGGGATTTTTCCACGTTTTCATTGCTGTAATGGGTTAACGACGACAGTTCCTGGTCCTCGCGGCAGGCTACAGCCAGCACCCTGAGTCCTTCCCTGGCAAACAGGTCGTTCTGGCGGGTAATCGACTGACGCATCTGCGGCGTCAGTTTTTCTTTTTTGCCATTGATGAGAATCGAATCACACTGGGCCAGAGTCTCAATGGGTGCTCCCTTGGTAAAGGCTAATTTTTTGCCATCCGGAGTTTGATTGATGGTGGTCATTCGCTTTCGGATCGACTCAAAAGGAAGATGGCCGATCCGCAGGTAATCCACTGTCAGCGCTTCGGTATCCACCCCGGCTTTCTGTGCCAGAACGATAAGAGAGCCTTCAGTGGGGTCGCCCATGATCCTCCAGGAGGTTGTCTGCGAAGTGGGAGCGAGAAGGTGAGCATTATTGCACAGTACGGCTGAGGTAAAAAACAGACGGCAGGCAGGATCCTGCTGCAGGTCAGAGGGGGTGATCAGCCGCCCTTTCTCATCATGGAACTCCCCTTTGGGTTCATAGGAAGTGCCGCTGACATCGATCAGCTTCTGGTTGATAAAAATTTTGCAGACACTGATCTGGTTTGTGGTCAGGGTACCGGTTTTATCCGTGCAGATAACATTGGTGCAGCCCAGGGTTTCCACCGAGGAAAGCTGCTTGATCAGAACGTTTCGCTTGGCCATCCGCTGAACACCCATGGCCAGAGCCAGTGAAACCGTGGGCAGGAGCCCCTCCGGAATATTGGCGACGATGATACCAATGGTGAAGATGAAAGAACCGATCAGAGAGAGCCCGCCCAGGCTCTTTCCCAGGAAGAAAAAGATGATCCCCATGCCAACGGCCAGGATAGAAATGATATTGACCATTTTTTCCATTTCTTTCTGGAGCGGGCTCAGCTCTTTCTTGACCGACTGGGTCAGCCGGGCAATTTTGCCGATTTCCGTATTCATACCGGTACCGATCACGACTCCCCGGCCACTGCCCGATGTTACCGAAGTTCCGGCGAAAATCACATTTGGCAGCTCGGTCCACAAAAGAATCGCTCCATCTTCAATGGGCTCGGACATTTTGTAGATGGGCCGGGACTCTCCGGTCAGGGCTGCATTATTGACCCGCATTTCGTGAGATTCTATCAGCCGGGCATCCACCGGGATGCTGTCTCCCTCCTCAAGGAAAATAATATCACCGGGCACCAGCTCTGAAGAGAGAACCTCGGTTTTCTGGCCGTTGCGAAGAATGCTGGATTTTTGAGGCAGCAGCTTTTGCAAAGCCTCAATGGCCTTTTCCGCTTTGAATTCCTGCCAGAAAGAGAATACGGCGTTAATCAGGATCACCGCAAAGATAGCCCAGCCCAGTTGCGGCATATCCACACCGGGAATAAAGCACAAGAACCCGCCAACCCAGAGGAGGATGGCAAAGAGAGAAATAAAGTTTTTCAGGAGCTTGACGTAGACAGGAGTCTGCTTGATCTTCTTCAGGATATTGGGACCATAAACCTCCAGCCGCCTTTTTGCCTCTTCCTGGCTCAGCCCATTCTCCGAGGTCTGGAGCTCTGCAAAAATACTTTTCCTGTCGAGGTTGATGAATCCGTATTTTCCCTTGTCCTCTTCATCCACCAGAATTTTGTAGACTTTTTCCGGAGAGTCCGCCTGTTCCACACGTGCCCGGAGCTTTTCATTTCCCAGGATGCTCGATATTTTGGCCAGGATCTGCAAATGGGTAGAGGTCTGGTCGCTGGGAGTGATAAAAAGGAAGAATATCTTGCAGGGCTTCCCATCAATGGCGTTAAAATCAAGACCCTCTTTGATAACAGCCAGTCTGACTACCGGCTCCTTAAGACCGTCGAGCCTGATATGGGGAATGGCAACACCATTGCCAACTCCGGTCGAGGAAATCTCTTCCCTCTCCAGGAGTTGCTGGATTATCTGCCGCTGCGCAATTGTTCCATTGCCATTCAAAGCAAGTGATGGCGGAACGATCCGGGATAAAAGATCTTCCCGATCCTTGACTTTGGACAAACAGGAAATTTTTTCTGAATCAAGCAGTTCGTAAATTTTCATGGTACGAGTACTTACCTCCTTCATATCCTGCCGACGGCAAAAAACTGATCGCCGAACGGAAACTGAAATTATAGCACAAATCGTCAATATGGGAAACAATACTTTCTTATTTCATCGCCTATTGAGGGTAATTTCTTCCCCCCTCCTGAGCTGTCAATAAAAAAACCTCCCATATTGGTGGGAGGTCTTCCGACAGGGCTGATTTTCAACCTGGCTGATAAACATTGACTGTTAAATGTATCCCGGTTTCAACACGCATAAATCATGCCATAAATCAAAAAAGTCACCTTTTGGCTAAGTATCAATATAATAATAAAATTCTCCAGGTGAACTGCCTGATGGAAGATTTTCCTTTCTCCAGCCGAAGCGATTAAATCCTGGCACCATGTTCAGGGCAAAATTTCATTTTGTTTTGACATATATTATGTATAACAATAAGTTATAGCCTATTGCCTCCTTTTTGTCATCAGCTTCATTTTGGGCAGGCCAGCACGTAAGTTCCTGATAGAAACATCGTCTACTGAATCAAAGTAATTAAAAACAGCACCTGAAGATTCATCTTCACTGTTCGAGAGGATCAAGCAATGACGACTGCCAAATTAAACCGCCTCAAGTCCCGCATGGATCGAGAGCTCAACCGTTGCCTGGCTTCATCTTTTTTCAGCAACGTAATCTATACCGCCCTCAAGAGAGAGCAGATTTCCCAGCGGTATCTCAGACTCATGCAGGCAGCAATGCGGAAAAACTGATTACCGGTACCCGGCTCGCCTTGACCGGTTCCGGGCATGATATAGGCTGAGGCTGCCTGCCTTGCCGGAAAGCAGGGCACTCCTAATGGAGCCCTATGGGAATTTCTCGGCCCCGCTATTCCTGATCCATTATAGAGGCCCATCCTATAATGACCAGGCCGGTATCCATGTGGATACCAGTATGAAGCACGTTTTTTCCCACTATCTACCTGCCTTTCAAAGTTTTTAGTC from the bacterium genome contains:
- a CDS encoding tetratricopeptide repeat protein, translating into MLNKKIVIPALLLAVLTISSVSLADDTINADNPASRYFQNGISLFDQGDYDQALPAFQKATQEDPNYAEGYYNQGIIYDLQGRFTEAIEAYQKVIRLDPEVGTVLRNLAQDCYVTGRLREAMDYIKLAESLGQPVDKEFYNQIWAEYKGLKSRQTGGKTAPASGKGRIEGRTAGISHAESPEDRELEKVQRDIELDIISLEKELGQQETGKSGELINLGIKYRQKGEIDKSIDVLTRALSLSTAKMMIYAELGLCYYFKDRKDLFVQNFGQAKRSGFKPSRSLNDLYLQCLARK
- a CDS encoding HAD family phosphatase is translated as MLQERRAVLFDMDGVIVHTMPDHFRAWQEILRSIGIQVDKLEIYAREGEPGMVTLSELLAKYGKQLPLEEKQHLVQQKESLFKKIASPSLFSGVEDLIQEIKKRGYRLALVTGTSQNEVDSILPARLSSLFEVIITGDRVRRGKPAPDPYLAALEKLNIRPHEALVIENAPYGIQAAKGAGLLCIAVTTSLPREYLQQADVILDSVQEVRELLFGQAAKDEKTTSGPDIADKDRSKIGKA
- a CDS encoding HAD-IC family P-type ATPase — its product is MKIYELLDSEKISCLSKVKDREDLLSRIVPPSLALNGNGTIAQRQIIQQLLEREEISSTGVGNGVAIPHIRLDGLKEPVVRLAVIKEGLDFNAIDGKPCKIFFLFITPSDQTSTHLQILAKISSILGNEKLRARVEQADSPEKVYKILVDEEDKGKYGFINLDRKSIFAELQTSENGLSQEEAKRRLEVYGPNILKKIKQTPVYVKLLKNFISLFAILLWVGGFLCFIPGVDMPQLGWAIFAVILINAVFSFWQEFKAEKAIEALQKLLPQKSSILRNGQKTEVLSSELVPGDIIFLEEGDSIPVDARLIESHEMRVNNAALTGESRPIYKMSEPIEDGAILLWTELPNVIFAGTSVTSGSGRGVVIGTGMNTEIGKIARLTQSVKKELSPLQKEMEKMVNIISILAVGMGIIFFFLGKSLGGLSLIGSFIFTIGIIVANIPEGLLPTVSLALAMGVQRMAKRNVLIKQLSSVETLGCTNVICTDKTGTLTTNQISVCKIFINQKLIDVSGTSYEPKGEFHDEKGRLITPSDLQQDPACRLFFTSAVLCNNAHLLAPTSQTTSWRIMGDPTEGSLIVLAQKAGVDTEALTVDYLRIGHLPFESIRKRMTTINQTPDGKKLAFTKGAPIETLAQCDSILINGKKEKLTPQMRQSITRQNDLFAREGLRVLAVACREDQELSSLTHYSNENVEKSLTFLALTAMIDPPRVEVPKAIADCRNAGIKVIMITGDYGLTAKSIAHKIGMIEDPDNVTVITGHELSDMDDQKLKTILKGPVIFARMAPDQKMRIVSCLKDEGYIVAVTGDGVNDAPALKKADIGVALGMHANDVAKEAANMIITDDNFASIVAGIEEGRAVYANIKRFVTYIFASNMPEIIPFILFVMFKIPLPLTVMQILAVDLGTDLVPALGLGVEAPEPGTMNRPPRLQNERMINTKLFLRAYGFLGMIEAALCMVGYYFLYWTHGLSWGTLVPPTNNPAYAYPNGPVYIMATTMCLAGIVTVQIGNVFCCRTDRESIFKVGFFSNKLVLGGIISEIALIFLFVYTPFFQNIFGLAPIGLKDWALLFTFGPVILLCEEGRKWLVRRRQKRNPLCPTTMI